One segment of Chiloscyllium plagiosum isolate BGI_BamShark_2017 chromosome 5, ASM401019v2, whole genome shotgun sequence DNA contains the following:
- the LOC122550218 gene encoding protein rapunzel-like, whose product MAGTAVDSLELAKASTEAATAVVAVRNAMSIVESLGKFASAAGVVGAIFGVAAAIIKLAMGNVESEELRYMKEQFQIVKNKLDVISGQIQQVLQAINQSTVNNQYFPIEENLKNQFRKYMDILNTKPEFRENEKEEFLTHFNETKGDQNLHTLYDAVMGHSGIFGKPILETAMEYDQRNRRLMEGLCCSLKELFCIGLIALVGHSALTGTDVEALKREWNEKMGKVENKMKSMIDKCINEFAEQAKIDVEKMITEKGGRNNCECVSYIANGLISKYDWVKWSVRVYDPVGGFDNHCFIGPNCFHFFRLNGVNAVVSYAIDPKPINESYIKQLMEGKDGWSDARAVAQHVYNNLPSGHVVHVVRRYKGLWLHKNISNDYHFWGNYSGVTLCVHST is encoded by the coding sequence ATGGCAGGAACAGCAGTAGATTCCCTGGAACTGGCAAAAGCCAGCACCGAGGCTGCGACTGCAGTGGTTGCAGTGAGAAATGCGATGTCAATTGTTGAGAGTTTAGGAAAATTCGCCTCTGCAGCTGGAGTGGTAGGAGCTATCTTTGGGGTAGCAGCAGCAATTATTAAACTTGCTATGGGTaatgtggagagtgaggagctgagatATATGAAGGAGCAGTTCCAGATAGTCAAGAATAAGCTGGATGTCATTTCAGGTCAGATTCAGCAAGTGCTTCAGGCTATCAACCAAAGCACAGTCAATAATCAGTACTTCCCCATTGAGGAGAATCTGAAAAACCAATTCAGGAAGTACATGGACATCCTGAACACAAAACCGGAATTCCGGGAGAATGAGAAAGAAGAATTCCTCACACACTTCAATGAGACTAAAGGTGACCAGAACCTTCACACTCTCTATGATGCAGTGATGGGACATTCTGGCATCTTTGGCAAACCCATTCTGGAAACTGCCATGGAATATGACCAGAGGAACCGGCGTCTGATGGAAGGGCTCTGCTGCAGTCTCAAGGAGCTCTTCTGCATTGGCCTGATTGCCCTGGTGGGTCACTCCGCTCTCACTGGGACCGATGTAGAGGCATTAAAGAGAGAGTGGAATGAGAAAATGGGCAAAGTAGAGAATAAAATGAAATCCATGATAGATAAGTGCATCAATGAGTTTGCTGAGCAGGCAAAaatagatgttgagaaaatgatAACTGAAAAGGGTGGAAGAAATAACTGTGAATGTGTAAGTTACATAGCAAATGGCTTGATAAGTAAATACGACTGGGTAAAATGGTCTGTACGGGTCTATGACCCTGTCGGTGGGTTTGACAATCATTGTTTCATTGGCCCCAACTGTTTTCACTTTTTCAGACTCAATGGGGTTAATGCTGTTGTCTCCTATGCAATTGATCCAAAACCAATTAATGAAAGTTATATAAAGCAGTTAATGGAGGGGAAAGATGGCTGGTCTGATGCAAGAGCTGTTGCACAACATGTGTACAATAATCTTCCCTCTGGGCATGTTGTACATGTAGTGAGACGCTACAAGGGTCTGTGGCTTCACAAGAACATTTCCAACGATTACCATTTCTGGGGAAATTATTCAGGTGTCACCCTGTGTGTGCATTCCACATAA